The following are encoded in a window of Elusimicrobia bacterium HGW-Elusimicrobia-1 genomic DNA:
- a CDS encoding 50S ribosomal protein L23 yields MEIYEIIKSPVVTEKAAAVKERDNCYVFRVARTATKGQIKEAVTEMFKVKVAKVRTVILPGKYRRMGAYGGYKPDFKKAYVTLKEGQTIKIGE; encoded by the coding sequence ATGGAAATATATGAAATCATCAAAAGCCCTGTCGTTACTGAAAAAGCCGCTGCCGTAAAAGAGCGGGATAACTGCTACGTTTTCCGCGTAGCGCGAACTGCGACAAAAGGCCAGATTAAAGAAGCCGTAACGGAAATGTTCAAGGTAAAAGTCGCCAAGGTACGCACGGTAATTCTGCCGGGCAAATACCGCCGTATGGGGGCTTATGGCGGATATAAGCCGGATTTCAAAAAAGCGTATGTAACCCTTAAAGAAGGGCAGACCATCAAAATCGGCGAGTAG